In Lautropia mirabilis, one DNA window encodes the following:
- a CDS encoding FMN-dependent NADH-azoreductase, whose translation MKTLIINAHPDPHAAEAATNRMVQHLVARLPAGSTEIVNLAEADIQPLDKDMLDAIVHTVFQRQQPDSGQRALLARSGEVIAQVKSAPRLVIAYPLYNLGIPARLKDWLDNIVMAGQTFQYDESGTPKGLMGAHKVLLLQASGSVYSTGPMAQMEFSVSYLQTLLGGLLGFASVDAVRAEGTALPAGPEAAVQRALAGIDARLEGFLAD comes from the coding sequence ATGAAAACCTTGATCATCAATGCCCATCCCGACCCGCACGCTGCCGAAGCTGCGACCAACCGCATGGTGCAGCATCTCGTGGCCAGGCTGCCTGCGGGAAGCACGGAAATCGTCAATCTGGCGGAAGCCGATATTCAGCCGCTGGACAAGGACATGCTGGATGCGATCGTCCATACCGTGTTTCAACGGCAGCAGCCCGATTCCGGGCAGCGTGCGCTGCTGGCGCGTTCCGGTGAGGTGATTGCGCAAGTGAAATCCGCGCCGCGCCTGGTCATTGCCTATCCGCTGTACAACCTGGGCATTCCCGCCCGTCTGAAGGATTGGCTGGACAACATCGTCATGGCGGGGCAGACCTTTCAATATGACGAAAGCGGTACCCCGAAGGGGCTGATGGGGGCCCACAAGGTGCTGCTCCTGCAAGCCAGCGGCAGCGTGTACAGCACCGGTCCGATGGCGCAGATGGAGTTCAGCGTTTCCTACCTGCAGACCCTGCTTGGTGGTCTCCTGGGATTTGCCAGTGTGGACGCCGTCCGTGCCGAAGGCACGGCGCTGCCTGCGGGGCCGGAGGCTGCCGTGCAGCGTGCGCTGGCCGGGATCGATGCCCGGCTTGAGGGGTTCCTGGCGGATTAG
- a CDS encoding FAD-binding protein has product MAAASPSTSDAAERLARLVQRLRRLVRGELILAGGHARLQPQDETDVATALELARELAVPVRFGGVTGGVPVGLAGHADSSRGGLPGLQIDASSHLTRAARFDGARGMIEVQPGVRLADLNRLLQPHGWWLPIETHPESGATLGGLVGLDAAAAALAWGTLADRLLGMDAILDDGTRQLFGPFGARSSVSLNSGRAGQLVSSLFGIAAGVQADIARHWPPGQRVPDGYLLDAFHPRPQRPYTPDGSVNLAHLLVGSAGTLAWSARLHLRLLRRPAVSRWALFLQPSAAAALTHAPAVLALQPSAALLLDAADLRRLAGSHHPDDQALCRLAGIGPGMSGCLDGAQPGKAGLAAWLVRFSGEADADVQAAHRRLTALLDPRRQEGAAGLALQAGGGLQSHGRAAAGDVQPVWQALLGERVSPTIPPSACIIPLPPQDPATLAGLVAALDERLVSQGVQPSWRGQVAAGELQLVVPEGAGPMARQTLAGTLPPRWTPALRQAFADVRRQFDPTGILLGGR; this is encoded by the coding sequence ATGGCGGCCGCAAGTCCGTCGACCTCTGATGCCGCAGAGCGCCTGGCCCGGCTGGTGCAGCGTCTGCGCCGGCTGGTTCGGGGCGAGCTGATTCTGGCGGGCGGCCATGCCCGCCTGCAGCCGCAGGATGAAACCGACGTGGCCACGGCGCTGGAGCTGGCGCGAGAGCTGGCCGTGCCGGTCAGGTTCGGGGGCGTCACCGGGGGCGTTCCTGTGGGGCTCGCGGGGCATGCGGATTCGTCGCGTGGCGGTCTGCCCGGCCTGCAGATTGATGCCTCCTCCCATCTCACCCGCGCTGCCCGCTTCGATGGTGCGCGCGGGATGATCGAGGTCCAGCCCGGTGTGCGACTGGCCGATCTGAACCGCCTGCTGCAGCCGCACGGCTGGTGGCTGCCCATCGAGACGCATCCGGAATCCGGGGCGACCCTGGGGGGACTGGTGGGGCTGGATGCCGCCGCTGCGGCACTGGCCTGGGGCACGCTGGCCGACCGCCTGCTGGGCATGGATGCCATTCTGGATGATGGAACCCGACAGCTGTTTGGCCCGTTCGGTGCGCGCTCTTCCGTCAGCCTGAACAGTGGTCGGGCAGGGCAGCTGGTGTCGTCCCTGTTCGGCATTGCGGCTGGCGTTCAGGCCGACATTGCCCGTCACTGGCCACCGGGCCAGCGTGTGCCGGATGGCTATCTGCTGGATGCCTTCCACCCCCGTCCCCAGCGTCCCTACACGCCTGATGGCTCCGTGAATCTGGCGCATCTTCTGGTCGGATCGGCTGGCACGCTGGCCTGGTCGGCGCGGCTGCATCTGCGCCTGTTGCGCCGGCCGGCGGTCTCGCGCTGGGCGCTGTTCCTGCAACCGTCGGCGGCGGCTGCGCTCACCCATGCGCCGGCCGTGCTGGCCTTGCAGCCCTCGGCCGCGTTGTTGCTGGACGCGGCGGATCTGCGTCGCCTCGCCGGCTCGCACCATCCGGATGATCAGGCCCTGTGCCGCTTGGCCGGTATCGGTCCAGGCATGTCGGGGTGTCTGGATGGTGCACAGCCGGGGAAGGCCGGGCTGGCCGCCTGGCTGGTGCGCTTCTCGGGCGAGGCGGATGCCGATGTCCAGGCCGCCCACCGGCGTCTGACGGCGCTGCTCGACCCCCGACGGCAGGAAGGTGCCGCAGGCCTGGCACTGCAGGCCGGGGGCGGGCTGCAATCGCATGGCCGCGCGGCAGCGGGGGATGTGCAGCCCGTCTGGCAGGCGCTGCTGGGTGAACGGGTTTCCCCGACGATTCCCCCTTCGGCCTGCATCATCCCGCTGCCGCCGCAGGACCCGGCCACCCTGGCCGGGCTGGTCGCAGCTCTGGATGAGCGTCTGGTCTCGCAGGGTGTACAGCCGTCATGGCGTGGGCAGGTAGCTGCTGGCGAGTTGCAGC
- a CDS encoding gamma-glutamylcyclotransferase has protein sequence MRKPRPTVLTREFLQSGDYLRSFVDTPRQKWWSREQISDSLEKTLAERPDPDAPVWVFAYGSLIWNPLIHVAEQQLATLRGWRRSFCMRLLAGRGTPEHPGRMLALARAPSTAHPTTGIAFRIREEELRDELMLVWMREMIGGTYEPLWQEVRLADGRLVQTIVFVMEPCTPAYEHDTSVSTVAPLIATASGHLGHNIDYLLELDQALTAHHIHDTYIQELVAAVRAYGADI, from the coding sequence ATGCGCAAGCCCCGCCCCACCGTCCTTACCCGTGAATTCCTGCAGAGCGGCGACTATCTGCGCTCCTTTGTCGACACCCCTCGCCAGAAATGGTGGAGTCGGGAGCAGATCAGCGATTCACTGGAGAAGACGCTGGCTGAGCGCCCCGACCCCGACGCGCCCGTCTGGGTCTTCGCCTACGGCTCGCTCATCTGGAACCCGCTCATCCATGTGGCCGAGCAGCAGCTGGCCACGCTGCGCGGCTGGCGCCGCAGCTTCTGCATGCGCCTGCTGGCCGGGCGCGGCACCCCCGAACACCCGGGCCGCATGCTGGCGCTGGCCCGCGCCCCCAGCACGGCCCACCCCACCACCGGCATCGCCTTCCGCATCCGCGAAGAAGAACTGCGTGACGAACTGATGCTGGTCTGGATGCGCGAGATGATCGGCGGCACCTACGAGCCACTGTGGCAGGAAGTCCGCCTGGCCGACGGCCGCCTCGTGCAGACCATCGTCTTCGTGATGGAACCCTGCACGCCCGCCTACGAGCACGACACCTCGGTCAGCACCGTCGCCCCACTCATCGCCACCGCCAGCGGCCATCTGGGTCACAATATCGACTACCTGCTGGAACTGGACCAGGCCCTGACCGCCCACCACATCCACGACACCTACATCCAGGAACTGGTCGCGGCCGTGCGGGCGTATGGGGCGGATATCTGA
- a CDS encoding lytic transglycosylase domain-containing protein, whose amino-acid sequence MSASPAVPLAASARTNPSSSARHGSGRSVAGRLWMAMLAGSALMFGAVPSLAEADEPAPVVERTRPAERSESSGGSREVVSAAAEARVPVEIREAQPSSATGEGGAVKVSASEDSGRIHRTAQGTRSAVKAAQKPASRASAGRASSPRTAVGAQRSKRPVRPATRSGLRKIADVSRESPSVRLTRAERGVVQHIARKYRVNASSVEQYMGYARQSGKTYNVDPYLIMAVMATESSFNPRAQSRVGAQGLMQVHTKMHRKRFKPYGSTDTVWEPKVNIQVGSSILSDYLKRYGGSERRALKAYVGAARMSHDGGYGNKVLRRRDEFVSVSVAASNNATSQAMASQADGGRKSVDL is encoded by the coding sequence ATGTCAGCCTCGCCTGCCGTTCCCCTTGCCGCCTCCGCACGGACGAACCCGTCTTCGTCCGCACGTCACGGGTCGGGTCGTTCCGTGGCCGGGCGTCTGTGGATGGCCATGCTGGCAGGTTCGGCCCTGATGTTCGGCGCGGTTCCCTCGCTGGCCGAGGCCGATGAGCCGGCCCCGGTGGTCGAGCGCACGCGTCCGGCCGAGCGCAGCGAGTCCAGTGGCGGCAGCCGCGAGGTGGTGTCGGCAGCGGCCGAGGCACGGGTACCGGTCGAGATCCGCGAAGCCCAGCCGTCGAGTGCGACGGGTGAGGGCGGGGCCGTCAAGGTGTCGGCGTCGGAAGACTCTGGCCGCATTCATCGCACGGCCCAGGGCACGCGCAGCGCCGTGAAGGCGGCGCAGAAACCCGCCAGTCGTGCGTCAGCAGGGCGGGCTTCCTCACCCCGGACCGCCGTGGGCGCGCAGCGCAGCAAGCGGCCGGTGCGTCCGGCCACCCGCAGCGGCCTGCGCAAGATCGCGGATGTCTCGCGCGAGAGCCCGTCGGTTCGCCTCACGCGCGCCGAGCGCGGCGTGGTGCAGCACATTGCCCGCAAGTACCGCGTGAACGCAAGTTCCGTCGAGCAGTACATGGGCTATGCCCGCCAGTCAGGCAAGACCTACAACGTCGATCCCTATCTCATCATGGCCGTCATGGCCACCGAGTCCAGCTTCAACCCCCGGGCGCAAAGCCGCGTGGGTGCCCAAGGGCTCATGCAGGTGCACACCAAGATGCACAGGAAGCGCTTCAAGCCCTACGGCAGCACGGACACGGTCTGGGAGCCCAAGGTCAACATCCAGGTGGGCAGCAGCATCCTGTCCGACTACCTGAAGCGCTACGGCGGCAGTGAGCGCCGGGCCCTGAAGGCCTACGTGGGGGCCGCCCGCATGTCGCACGACGGCGGCTATGGCAACAAGGTGCTGCGTCGCCGCGACGAGTTTGTCTCGGTGTCGGTGGCGGCGAGCAACAACGCCACCTCGCAGGCCATGGCATCGCAGGCCGATGGCGGCCGCAAGTCCGTCGACCTCTGA
- a CDS encoding UbiD family decarboxylase, translating to MPLRYADLREFLQYLEGRDQLRRIDVSVSPVLEMTEISDRVLRQGGPALLFRNPEAEGRRWHFPVLTNLFGTPERVALGMGEDSVAALREVGRLLAYLKEPEPPRGLKDAWEKFPVLRQVMNMAPKVSASGPCREVEIPADSVDLDALPIQHCWPGDAAPLITWGLVVTRGPGKPRQNLGIYRQQVIGRNKTIMRWLAHRGGALDFQEHRRQFPGTPFPVATVLGADPATILGAVTPVPDSLSEYQFAGLLRGARTELVRVPDTELNVPATAEIVLEGHLYPDPDGEKTLAHARRLGWQGPLPPAALTGYEMALEGPYGDHTGYYNEKDWFPVFTVDRITHRRNAIYHSTYTGKPPDEPAVLGVALNEVFVPLLTRQFPEIVDFYLPPEGCSYRLAVVSMKKAYAGHAKRVMFGIWSFLRQFMYTKFIIVVDDDVDIRNWQEVIWAMTTRVDPARDLTLVENTPIDYLDFASPVSGLGSKMGIDATNKWPGETTREWGTPITMPSSVKKRVDAIWRELGIG from the coding sequence ATGCCCCTACGCTATGCCGACCTGCGGGAGTTCCTGCAGTACCTGGAAGGCCGCGACCAGCTGCGCCGCATCGACGTGTCGGTCTCGCCCGTCCTGGAAATGACCGAGATATCCGATCGGGTGCTGCGCCAGGGCGGCCCGGCGCTGCTGTTCCGCAACCCCGAGGCCGAAGGCCGGCGCTGGCACTTCCCGGTACTCACCAACCTCTTCGGCACCCCGGAGCGGGTGGCCCTGGGCATGGGCGAGGATTCCGTGGCCGCCCTGCGTGAAGTGGGCCGCCTTCTGGCCTACCTGAAGGAGCCCGAGCCGCCGCGCGGCCTGAAGGACGCCTGGGAGAAGTTCCCCGTCCTGCGCCAGGTCATGAACATGGCGCCCAAGGTGAGCGCCAGCGGCCCCTGCCGCGAGGTCGAGATTCCCGCCGACAGCGTGGACCTGGACGCCCTGCCCATCCAGCACTGCTGGCCGGGCGACGCCGCCCCGCTGATCACCTGGGGTCTGGTGGTGACGCGCGGCCCCGGCAAGCCGCGCCAGAACCTGGGCATCTACCGCCAGCAGGTCATCGGCCGCAACAAGACCATCATGCGCTGGCTGGCCCATCGCGGTGGCGCGCTGGACTTCCAGGAGCACCGCCGGCAGTTCCCCGGCACCCCCTTCCCCGTGGCCACCGTCCTGGGCGCCGACCCGGCCACCATCCTGGGCGCCGTCACCCCCGTGCCCGACTCACTGTCCGAATACCAGTTCGCCGGCCTGCTGCGGGGTGCCCGCACCGAGCTGGTCCGCGTGCCCGACACCGAACTGAACGTGCCCGCCACCGCCGAGATCGTGCTGGAAGGCCACCTCTACCCCGACCCCGACGGCGAGAAGACCCTGGCCCACGCCCGCCGCCTGGGCTGGCAGGGGCCGCTGCCGCCCGCCGCGCTCACCGGCTATGAAATGGCCCTGGAAGGCCCCTACGGCGACCACACCGGCTACTACAACGAGAAGGACTGGTTCCCCGTCTTCACCGTCGACCGCATCACCCACCGCCGGAACGCCATCTACCACTCCACCTACACCGGCAAGCCGCCCGACGAGCCGGCCGTGCTGGGCGTAGCCCTCAACGAAGTGTTCGTGCCGCTGCTCACCCGGCAGTTCCCCGAAATCGTCGACTTCTACCTGCCGCCCGAGGGCTGCTCGTACCGGCTGGCGGTCGTGTCCATGAAGAAGGCCTACGCCGGCCACGCCAAGCGCGTCATGTTCGGCATCTGGAGCTTCCTGCGCCAGTTCATGTACACCAAGTTCATCATCGTGGTGGACGACGACGTGGACATCCGCAACTGGCAGGAAGTCATCTGGGCCATGACCACCCGCGTCGACCCGGCCCGCGACCTGACCCTCGTCGAGAACACGCCCATCGACTACCTGGACTTCGCCTCACCCGTCAGCGGCCTGGGCTCGAAGATGGGCATCGACGCCACCAACAAGTGGCCCGGCGAGACCACCCGCGAATGGGGCACCCCCATCACCATGCCGTCCAGCGTCAAGAAACGGGTGGATGCCATCTGGCGGGAGCTGGGGATCGGGTGA
- a CDS encoding DUF3278 domain-containing protein, producing MKKEERVQRMKRRLIGLEGPLDEAQWHEVDRVLSGTAAYTFSMTSLLSLLSLIWDAYSHQRVTVSFGTMALFALLMGQSVFVLWGIRGNKALRQPPLSADEHSERLRTLKKQSILSGAGWGVGMLVLMHGVLPWAAGMPVKMNAVFIVIWLLGGAFFGGMMYLVGRRKLGKV from the coding sequence ATGAAGAAAGAAGAAAGGGTCCAGCGCATGAAGCGTCGCCTGATCGGTCTGGAAGGACCGCTGGACGAGGCGCAGTGGCATGAGGTGGATCGCGTCCTGTCCGGCACAGCTGCGTACACTTTCTCCATGACTTCTCTGCTGTCGCTGCTCAGCCTGATCTGGGACGCCTATTCGCATCAGCGCGTGACGGTCTCGTTCGGAACGATGGCGCTGTTTGCCCTGCTGATGGGTCAGAGCGTGTTTGTGTTGTGGGGCATCCGCGGAAACAAGGCATTGCGCCAGCCGCCCTTGTCGGCGGACGAGCATTCCGAACGTCTGCGCACCTTGAAGAAGCAGTCGATTCTGAGTGGTGCAGGCTGGGGTGTGGGGATGCTCGTGCTGATGCATGGGGTCCTTCCCTGGGCCGCGGGCATGCCGGTCAAGATGAATGCCGTCTTCATCGTGATCTGGCTGCTGGGAGGCGCTTTCTTTGGTGGCATGATGTATCTGGTTGGCCGGCGCAAGCTGGGGAAAGTGTAG
- the groES gene encoding co-chaperone GroES: MKLRPLHDRVIIKRLDNERKTASGIVLPENAAEKPDQGEVLAVGDGKIGDDGKVRPLAVKVGDKVLFGKYSGQTVKVDGEELLVMREEDIMAVVQ; this comes from the coding sequence ATGAAACTGCGCCCCCTGCACGACCGCGTCATCATCAAGCGCCTCGACAACGAGCGCAAGACCGCTTCCGGCATCGTGCTGCCGGAAAACGCCGCCGAGAAGCCCGACCAGGGTGAAGTGCTGGCCGTCGGCGACGGCAAGATCGGTGATGACGGCAAGGTCCGTCCGCTGGCCGTCAAGGTCGGCGACAAGGTGCTCTTCGGCAAGTACTCCGGCCAGACCGTCAAGGTCGACGGCGAGGAGCTGCTGGTGATGCGCGAAGAAGACATCATGGCCGTGGTCCAGTAA
- the dacB gene encoding D-alanyl-D-alanine carboxypeptidase/D-alanyl-D-alanine endopeptidase, translating to MAHRAACTAHHAHFAHSCGRGGTVMGEGRRPGSGGKDHRGQGGGPRLKGGVLAAGLLLATGALAATTTSSTAGASRASGGIALSASKPSERADAGAQAIAGKAVAGQGPQRLTGGAIPLTALKGVAAPREGLQVAAATRSATGAASAGSMTDAMQVALLDWPRTDTGGRASISGEAMTALAVQQLLRAGIAEADFGMAIVPLKGAGASPVPPAGASWTPAAPIEHRTTEGGAGWQHAGVGVRDGRVLTEGRSWPNRPEADGALAEQASDEPMLRVMHQAERPFNPASTMKLVTTHAALSMLGPNYRWTTRFLTTGPIRDGVLQGDLILQGGGDPHLVIEDLHALMADLRAQGLTTIRGDLVVDDARFAVGPADGEAFDGDASQAYNVRPWAALTNFKASKLVIDPKKRQLALEPPLADVQLRYDVKVLKGRCRTGGTRLGVQDGATAAGRPVVSVNGTQVRACGSQQFYAAMLDHQQFLHGIFKAAWKDMGGQFTGRTRIQPGAAARGRPLYAWQSTLDLGEVVHHINKFSNNVMTRMLLLEMAAASGQGALPPDRAGQWLHQWYRGQGLALPSLVMENGSGLSRQARISAGDMVALLARAAGSPTAPWFEASLPVVGIDGTMKTRLRMDPVAGQAQIKTGTLQNVRAIAGYVTAASGRRYALSLMINGKYPAERALHAQDELLRWVYRHG from the coding sequence ATGGCGCATCGCGCGGCCTGCACGGCGCACCATGCCCACTTTGCACATTCCTGTGGCAGGGGCGGGACGGTGATGGGTGAGGGGCGGAGGCCGGGCAGTGGTGGCAAGGACCATCGAGGACAGGGCGGGGGGCCGCGCCTGAAGGGTGGCGTGCTGGCGGCCGGGCTGCTGCTGGCGACCGGGGCACTGGCTGCAACGACGACTTCATCAACTGCGGGGGCTTCTCGCGCGTCGGGCGGCATCGCCCTGTCGGCCTCGAAGCCCTCGGAGCGTGCAGATGCAGGGGCCCAGGCCATCGCCGGAAAGGCAGTGGCCGGACAGGGGCCGCAACGGCTCACAGGCGGAGCCATTCCGCTGACGGCCCTGAAAGGGGTGGCGGCACCCCGTGAAGGCCTTCAGGTCGCTGCGGCCACACGTTCCGCGACAGGGGCTGCTTCGGCCGGAAGCATGACCGATGCGATGCAGGTCGCGTTGCTGGACTGGCCCCGTACCGATACCGGTGGGCGTGCTTCCATTTCGGGCGAGGCGATGACGGCACTGGCCGTGCAGCAGCTGCTTCGTGCGGGCATTGCCGAGGCGGACTTCGGCATGGCCATTGTGCCGCTGAAGGGGGCCGGGGCATCTCCGGTTCCGCCAGCAGGGGCTTCATGGACCCCGGCAGCACCCATCGAGCATCGGACGACCGAGGGAGGCGCGGGATGGCAGCACGCGGGTGTCGGCGTTCGGGATGGCCGTGTATTGACCGAGGGGCGCTCATGGCCGAACCGCCCGGAAGCCGATGGAGCGTTGGCAGAACAGGCATCGGATGAGCCGATGCTGCGCGTGATGCATCAGGCCGAGCGGCCGTTCAACCCAGCTTCCACGATGAAGCTGGTGACGACCCATGCGGCGCTGTCGATGCTGGGACCGAACTATCGCTGGACGACGCGCTTCCTCACTACAGGCCCGATTCGGGACGGGGTGCTGCAGGGCGACCTGATCCTGCAGGGCGGCGGCGACCCGCATCTGGTGATCGAGGATCTGCATGCGCTGATGGCGGACCTGCGGGCGCAGGGGCTGACGACGATTCGCGGCGACCTGGTGGTGGATGATGCACGCTTTGCGGTGGGGCCGGCCGATGGGGAAGCTTTTGACGGCGATGCCTCGCAGGCCTACAACGTGCGGCCGTGGGCGGCCCTGACCAATTTCAAGGCCAGCAAGCTGGTCATCGACCCGAAGAAGCGCCAGCTGGCGCTGGAGCCGCCGCTGGCCGACGTGCAGCTGCGCTATGACGTGAAGGTGCTCAAGGGACGCTGTCGGACCGGGGGCACACGGCTGGGCGTGCAGGACGGTGCGACGGCTGCCGGGCGCCCGGTGGTGTCGGTGAACGGCACTCAGGTGCGCGCCTGTGGGTCGCAGCAGTTCTATGCGGCGATGCTGGATCACCAGCAGTTCCTGCACGGCATCTTCAAGGCGGCCTGGAAGGACATGGGCGGCCAGTTCACGGGGCGCACGCGCATCCAGCCGGGGGCGGCGGCGCGTGGTCGCCCACTCTATGCCTGGCAGTCCACGCTGGACCTGGGTGAGGTGGTGCATCACATCAACAAGTTCAGCAACAACGTGATGACGCGGATGTTGCTGCTGGAAATGGCAGCGGCCAGCGGGCAGGGCGCGCTGCCCCCGGATCGTGCCGGCCAGTGGCTGCACCAGTGGTATCGCGGCCAGGGGCTGGCGCTGCCGTCGCTGGTGATGGAAAACGGCTCCGGGCTGTCACGGCAGGCGCGCATCTCGGCCGGTGACATGGTGGCATTGCTGGCCCGTGCGGCTGGCAGTCCCACGGCGCCCTGGTTCGAGGCTTCGCTGCCGGTGGTGGGCATTGATGGCACGATGAAGACGCGGCTGCGGATGGATCCGGTGGCGGGTCAGGCGCAGATCAAGACCGGCACGCTGCAGAACGTGCGGGCCATCGCCGGCTACGTGACGGCGGCCTCAGGCAGGCGCTACGCGCTGTCGCTGATGATCAACGGCAAGTACCCGGCCGAGCGTGCGCTGCATGCGCAGGACGAGCTGCTGCGGTGGGTGTATCGGCACGGGTGA
- the ggt gene encoding gamma-glutamyltransferase, translating into MRLRAPHSSFPTGDARRAAPLDPSVAPAGASRTAIPRAALGLFIALSLAACTIPGPLSKAQTDRLTSPDLAVRSSQLTQAAAARYDSQKDVFHPVVARHGMVASEQALASQVGVDILKAGGNAIDAAVAVGFALAVVLPNAGNLGGGGFMMVHDARSGQYVALDFRETAPASATRTTFQDAKGNVIDGKSLYTHAAVGVPGTVAGLTHAQKKWGRLSLAKVMAPAIELAEKGYPVSPTLARALKTEADTMGRWPATRAIFWRNGAPLKAGDRLVQKDLASSLKLIALQGADAFYRGPIGKKIVADSQAHRGLITAADLQGYKPVERKPVRGSYRQYEIVTMPPPSSGGIHLLQILNIMEGWPIGNWGQNSAQTVHHMAEAMKLAYADRAEYLGDPDYVKIPQTGLVSRKYAALLRSQIDPAHAKPAKDIKPGRPQPYESDQTTHYSVMDAKGNAVAVTYTLNTNFGTGIVAPGTGILLNNEMDDFSVKPGVPNAYGLVGGEANAVGPRKRPLSSMTPTFVLKDGKPWLVTGSPGGARIITTVLQTVSNAIDHGMNPAEAASAPRFHHQWTPDELRVERGFPVDTTELLRQRGQKVVEKAAMGRTQTIQAQDGELWGYSDPRNPDGQTLGY; encoded by the coding sequence ATGCGCCTGCGCGCCCCCCATTCGTCGTTCCCCACGGGTGATGCCCGTCGGGCCGCCCCCCTTGATCCGTCGGTCGCGCCGGCCGGCGCATCACGCACCGCCATCCCTCGTGCCGCCCTGGGTCTGTTCATTGCCCTGTCGCTGGCCGCGTGCACCATCCCCGGGCCGCTCAGCAAGGCGCAGACCGACCGGCTGACCTCGCCCGACCTCGCCGTCAGAAGTTCGCAGCTCACCCAGGCGGCCGCCGCGCGCTACGACTCGCAGAAGGATGTCTTTCACCCGGTAGTGGCCCGTCATGGCATGGTGGCCAGTGAACAGGCGCTGGCCAGCCAGGTGGGGGTCGACATCCTGAAGGCCGGGGGCAATGCCATTGACGCCGCCGTGGCGGTGGGCTTCGCGCTGGCCGTGGTGCTGCCCAATGCCGGCAACCTCGGCGGAGGCGGTTTCATGATGGTGCATGACGCCCGTTCCGGCCAGTACGTGGCGCTCGACTTCCGCGAGACCGCGCCCGCCTCGGCCACCCGCACCACCTTCCAGGACGCCAAGGGCAATGTCATCGACGGCAAGTCGCTCTACACCCATGCCGCCGTGGGCGTGCCCGGCACCGTGGCCGGCCTGACCCATGCCCAGAAGAAATGGGGCAGGCTCTCGCTGGCCAAGGTCATGGCCCCCGCCATCGAGCTGGCCGAGAAAGGCTATCCGGTCAGCCCGACGCTGGCCCGCGCGCTGAAGACCGAGGCCGACACGATGGGCCGGTGGCCCGCCACCCGCGCCATCTTCTGGAGGAACGGTGCACCGCTCAAGGCCGGCGACCGCCTGGTGCAGAAGGATCTGGCCAGCTCGCTGAAGCTCATCGCCCTGCAGGGGGCCGATGCCTTCTATCGCGGCCCCATCGGGAAAAAGATCGTGGCTGACAGCCAGGCACACCGGGGGTTGATCACGGCCGCCGACCTGCAGGGCTACAAGCCGGTGGAGCGCAAGCCCGTGCGCGGCAGCTACCGCCAGTATGAGATCGTCACCATGCCGCCCCCGTCCTCGGGCGGCATCCACCTGCTGCAGATCCTCAACATCATGGAAGGCTGGCCGATCGGCAACTGGGGCCAGAACAGCGCCCAGACCGTCCACCACATGGCCGAAGCCATGAAGCTGGCCTATGCCGACCGTGCCGAGTATCTGGGCGATCCGGACTACGTGAAGATCCCGCAGACCGGCCTCGTCTCGCGCAAGTACGCTGCCCTGCTGCGCAGCCAGATCGACCCGGCCCATGCCAAGCCTGCCAAGGACATCAAGCCCGGCCGGCCCCAGCCCTATGAAAGCGACCAGACCACCCACTACTCGGTGATGGACGCCAAGGGCAACGCCGTGGCCGTCACCTACACGCTCAACACCAACTTCGGCACCGGCATCGTCGCCCCGGGCACCGGCATCCTGCTCAACAACGAAATGGATGACTTCTCCGTCAAGCCCGGCGTGCCCAACGCCTACGGCCTGGTGGGTGGCGAGGCCAACGCCGTCGGCCCGCGCAAGCGTCCGCTGTCGTCCATGACGCCCACCTTCGTGCTGAAGGACGGCAAGCCCTGGCTGGTGACCGGCAGCCCCGGTGGCGCCCGCATCATCACCACCGTGCTGCAGACCGTCAGCAACGCCATCGACCACGGCATGAACCCCGCCGAGGCAGCATCCGCTCCCCGCTTCCACCACCAGTGGACACCGGACGAGCTGCGGGTGGAACGCGGCTTCCCCGTCGACACCACCGAACTGCTGCGCCAGCGCGGCCAGAAGGTCGTCGAGAAGGCCGCCATGGGCCGCACGCAGACCATCCAGGCGCAGGATGGCGAGCTGTGGGGCTACTCCGATCCGCGCAATCCGGACGGACAGACCCTGGGATACTGA